The sequence below is a genomic window from Lysobacter capsici.
CTACCCTCTCCCGCAAGCGGGAGAGGGCTCATCGACGCGCCGCCTCAGCGACGTGGATACTCAATCCATCGCATCGAACCGCAACTCGCCGTCGTAGCCGCAACTGAGCAGCCGCCCATCGGCAAGTTCGATCGCATCGGTGGCGAAGTTCGCATGCCGGCGTTCGGCGATCACTCCGCCGCGTTCGAGCGACCACAGCCGCACACGCCCGTCCTCGCCGCAGCTGACCAACCGACCGTCGTCCAGCCAGCGGACCCGGCGCACCGCCGCGTCGTGCGCCTGCCAATCGCGGACCGCGACGAAGCGACCGCCGTGCAGTTCGAGCAGCCGAACCCGCCCGGCGATGTCGCCGATCGCGACGCAATGCGTCGCGAGTGATCCGCGCGACGGCGGATTGACTCGTGCATCCACACTGCGCAGCGGCGTCGCTCCGCTCCACACATCCAGACAGCTCTGCGACCGCGCATCCCACAACCGCAGTTCGCCGTCTTCCGAAGTGCTGACCAGACGCCCCGCATCGAGTCCGCACAACGACCACACCCAACCGCGATGACCGCGCAAGTCGCCGACATGCTCACCGTCCCGCGACCACAACGCGATGCGCGCATCGGCGCCGCCGCTGGCCAGCCACCCGTCGTCGAGCCGCAGCAGCGACAGCACCGCCGCATCGTGCGCGGCGACTTCGCCGACGCACTCGCCGCGGCGCAGATCCCACCAGCGCAGGCTGCGATCGCGCGATACCGAGGCCAAGCGATCGCGGCCGACTTCGCACACGCCCAGCACCGACTGCCGATGATCGAGCAGTCGCGCCTGCAGCGCGCCCTCGGGCGACCATACCCGGATCGCCGCATCGCGCCCGCTGCTGACGATGCGCCCGTCGCGCAGGCGCGCCAGGCTCCACACATAACCGTCGTGGCCCGGTGAGAACGCGGCCGGTGCCGCAACCGGCGCCGGCCGCTCGCGCCGGTACAACAGATCGCTGCGCAGGATGTGCTTGACCCCACGCGTGACCGCTTCGCCGGCATGCCACAGCGCATGATCGAACACGATCAGCAGGCCGGCGCGCGGCCGCACTCGCGCGACGACCGGCGGCGCGTCGTCGGCTCCGCCTTGCGGGCCTTGCGCATAGAACACGGTGTCGCCGCCGTCGAAGGCCTCGCCGTCGGTGAGATAGATCATGAACGTCAGGCGCGTGCGCTCATCGGCGCCGCGGTGATGCACGCCGTCCTGATGGATGTTGAAGCGCTGGCCCAGCCGATAGCGGCACAGGCGCAGCCGTTCGTTGAGCGCGTGCAGGCGCCAGCCGGCGCCGTCGGCATCGACCAGCCGCTCGGGCGCGTACGCGCGCAGGCGTTCGAACAGACGACGCGCGAGCGCATCGTCATCGAGCACCTGGCGATCGTTGTTGCGGTACGAAGGCGGATAGTCGCTGCCGGCGCCGACGAAACCGCGCGCTTCGGCGGCATCGATCAGGGCTGCGCATTCCTCGGTGTTGAGGAAACCGTGGACCAGCAGGCAATGGCCCATGGCCGCAGGCAGCGGCTGCTCGGTGTCCAGCTCGGCAGGCGCGGTGGCGAGCGGCCTGGCAAGCTCGTTGTCTTGGGCAGGCAAGGGCCTGCCGGCCCGCGAGGGCTGGAGCGGTTGGGCTGCGGCGTTCATGACAAGACTCGATAAGGCGGCGAACCAACGGGTTCGCCCGGCCGCGGCGATGCGCTCGCTGCCGACCTTACTCCGGCCGGTGGCGGCCGTCGAGAGCGAGCGGCGACACGCGCCGACACGCGCGCGTGGAAACGACTTCGCAGCGCGAACGGTTCACCGGCGGCGACGGATCGCATGCTTCGATCGACGCAGCGCGCGATTGCCTTGCCACTATCGGTTGCATCCGCCGCCGCGTGTGCGATCGCGTGGTTGCGCATTTCACATCCGCCGTCGCAGTTACTTTTGATCGATGCGAATCGCTTATGCAGTCCGCGCACGATGGAGCGCGACGAAGACGCATACGAAAGTGGCGTAGTCAATGCACACACCGATAAAAACGAAGTGCAATCCATGACCCGCATCAACGAATCGCTTGTGACGAATAACGTTTTATGAGTTGTCGAATAAATATTCCCGTCTAGGCTGCGTAACGCGGACATAGCGCTGTCCGCCGACACGTCCGGACGCACTCGCGTAAGACAGTCATTCAGCTCTATCGCGAGATGGGGACCAGGACGGTTCCGCCGCAACCTGCGGCCAACGAAACCTCACGGGAGTTTCGCAATGTCTTCGCACCTCAAGCCTCGTCTGCACCTGCTTGCGCTCGCCACTGTCGCCGTTCTCGCCGCCGCGCCGGCATTCGCCGCCGATCGCGTCAATCTCACCAGTCTCGATCCCGACCGGCCGGTGGCCGGTTTCATCGTCGCCTACAAGTCGGGCACGCCCAAGAGCCTGGATCTGCAGCGTCAGCTCGACACCGCCGTGCGCACGCTCGGCCAGAAAGACCTGACCATCAAGCGCGTACGTCCGGTCTCGACCGGCGGCGAGCTGATCGAAGTCAGCCGTCCGCTCGACGTCGTCGCCGCGACCACATTGATGCAGCAGATCGCGTCCAATCCCGACGTGGCATACATCGAGCCCAATTCGTGGTTCACCGTCGCCTTGACGCCGAACGATCCCAACTATCCCTCGCAGTTCGGCCTGAGCGGCACCTGGGGCATTCGCGCCAACACCGCCTGGGACAACACCTATCAGGGCCAGGGCACGATCATCGCGGTGGTCGATACCGGCATCACCAGCCATCCGGATCTGGCCGCCAACCTGACCTCGCCGCTCGGCTATGACTTCATCAGCAACGTCACCGCCGCCGCCGACGGCAACGGCCGCGACAGCGATCCGAGCGATCCGGGCGATTTCTGCAGCCCGAATCCGTCGAGCTGGCACGGCACCCACGTGACCGGCATCGCCGCGGCGGTGACCAACAACGCGGTCGGCGTCGCCGGCACCGCGTTCAAGGCCAAAGTGCTGAGTGTGCGCGTGCTCGGCAAGTGCGGCGGCAGCCTGGCCGATATCGCCGACGGCATCACCTGGGCCTCGGGCGGCACGGTCGCCGGCGTGCCGTCGGTCGGCGCCAACAAGGCCACCGTCATCAACATGAGCCTGGGCGGCAGCGGCGTGTGCAGCTCGACCTTCCAGACCGCGATCAACGGTGCGGTCCTGACGCGCGGCGTGACAGTGGTCGTAGCGGCCGGCAACAGCAACGCCAACGCGGCCAACTTCCAGCCGGCCAGCTGCGCCAACGTGATCAACGTCGGCGCCACCACCTCGGCCGGCGTGCGCGCCAGCTTCTCCAACTGGGGACCGTCGGTGGACGTGGCGGCGCCGGGCGCGAGCATCCTGTCGACGCTCAACACCGGCACCACCACGATAGGCTCGCCGACCTACGTGAACTACAGCGGCACCTCGATGGCGGCGCCGTTCGTGGCCGGCGTGGTCGCGCTGATGAAGTCCAAGCCGGGCGGCGCGAGCCTGACGCCGGCGCAGATCGAGACGATCATCAAGGCGCCCGCGAACATAACGCCGTTCCCGTCGGTGCAGAACCCGGCGATCGGCTCGGGCATCCTCAACGCGGACAAGGCGACCGACGCGGTTCCGTAAGTCCGGTCCGTGCTCGCGCGCAGTACCACGGAACCCCGGCTTCGGCCGGGGTTCTTTGTGCATCGCCCGGGTCGCGCCGATCGCCTGCGACCTCGCGCGACCGAGCGCGCAGCGATCTCGCGCATCCGTATACGATCCGGCCCCGCGCAATCCCTTGATGCATTGCGCAATCGCGCACGCGCCGATTCACGCAATGCGATGACGACGGCGCTGCTCAGTCGCGCGCATCGATGCCGACTTTCGTCGCGGGCACCATGGCGCGCCGCGCGTCGAAAACACGCTGTGCGCGCATGAACGCGCAACGCGCGTGATTGCCATCACGCTCCGGCGGGGCCGATGTCGCCACCGCGTCGCGCTCGTGATTGTTTCGCGCGGTCATGTTGCATCGCCGCATCGGTGTCTTTCGGTTGACAGCGCTGTCATGGCCGCGCTACAAGCTTCCCGCACGGCTACCGGCCGGCTGCGCATGCGCGCGCTCGGGTCTGGGTTGCTCTCAAGCACGACAACACGATCGGCCTGCAAGCCGACACCGGGAGGGGACGTTTTGATGAAGGTGTCCAAGCAGGCGCGCGCGCGCTGTTCGAACTTGAGTTTCGCGATCTTCGCCGTGTTGCTGGCCGGGCAGGCCGCCGCCCAGGACGCCGCCGCGC
It includes:
- a CDS encoding 2OG-Fe(II) oxygenase; amino-acid sequence: MNAAAQPLQPSRAGRPLPAQDNELARPLATAPAELDTEQPLPAAMGHCLLVHGFLNTEECAALIDAAEARGFVGAGSDYPPSYRNNDRQVLDDDALARRLFERLRAYAPERLVDADGAGWRLHALNERLRLCRYRLGQRFNIHQDGVHHRGADERTRLTFMIYLTDGEAFDGGDTVFYAQGPQGGADDAPPVVARVRPRAGLLIVFDHALWHAGEAVTRGVKHILRSDLLYRRERPAPVAAPAAFSPGHDGYVWSLARLRDGRIVSSGRDAAIRVWSPEGALQARLLDHRQSVLGVCEVGRDRLASVSRDRSLRWWDLRRGECVGEVAAHDAAVLSLLRLDDGWLASGGADARIALWSRDGEHVGDLRGHRGWVWSLCGLDAGRLVSTSEDGELRLWDARSQSCLDVWSGATPLRSVDARVNPPSRGSLATHCVAIGDIAGRVRLLELHGGRFVAVRDWQAHDAAVRRVRWLDDGRLVSCGEDGRVRLWSLERGGVIAERRHANFATDAIELADGRLLSCGYDGELRFDAMD
- a CDS encoding S8 family peptidase, coding for MSSHLKPRLHLLALATVAVLAAAPAFAADRVNLTSLDPDRPVAGFIVAYKSGTPKSLDLQRQLDTAVRTLGQKDLTIKRVRPVSTGGELIEVSRPLDVVAATTLMQQIASNPDVAYIEPNSWFTVALTPNDPNYPSQFGLSGTWGIRANTAWDNTYQGQGTIIAVVDTGITSHPDLAANLTSPLGYDFISNVTAAADGNGRDSDPSDPGDFCSPNPSSWHGTHVTGIAAAVTNNAVGVAGTAFKAKVLSVRVLGKCGGSLADIADGITWASGGTVAGVPSVGANKATVINMSLGGSGVCSSTFQTAINGAVLTRGVTVVVAAGNSNANAANFQPASCANVINVGATTSAGVRASFSNWGPSVDVAAPGASILSTLNTGTTTIGSPTYVNYSGTSMAAPFVAGVVALMKSKPGGASLTPAQIETIIKAPANITPFPSVQNPAIGSGILNADKATDAVP